One window of the Candidatus Saccharibacteria bacterium genome contains the following:
- a CDS encoding magnesium transporter CorA family protein — protein sequence MQRNAWVHAESPSEHEIKLLCDKYNLSERFVRDALDRDEIPRIETTGKHSHTYVITRFAYQTDDGDIQTAPILFALDDERLITVSLEKLPSIQDILPEDASDGDGGDPVHLMLLILLKIDADYDRFIHDLSGQIRRLLERLGNREVGPRSFIRFVHIEDDMNDFLSSLVPTNAALRHLLNGSSVSGFAAHRELAETVILNNEQSIQTCETNLKSLNSIRRTYTLIGSHNLDRTIKILTMVSVFISIPTMFFSMYGMNIDLPEQRNTQAFGGLIVVCLITVITAYAIGRKKRIF from the coding sequence ATGCAACGAAATGCGTGGGTACATGCAGAGTCACCGAGTGAGCACGAAATAAAGCTCCTGTGCGATAAATATAACCTTTCGGAACGGTTTGTGCGCGATGCCCTTGACCGCGATGAAATTCCTCGAATCGAAACCACCGGCAAACATAGCCACACCTACGTTATTACACGGTTTGCCTACCAAACAGATGATGGTGATATACAAACAGCGCCCATTTTGTTTGCCCTGGACGACGAGCGGCTCATTACCGTCAGCCTCGAGAAGCTCCCGAGCATACAGGACATATTGCCAGAAGATGCTAGCGACGGCGACGGTGGAGACCCGGTCCACCTTATGCTGCTGATACTGCTCAAGATAGATGCCGACTACGACCGTTTCATTCATGACTTATCTGGCCAAATCCGCCGCCTGCTTGAGCGACTCGGCAACCGCGAGGTCGGCCCACGTTCATTCATTCGTTTTGTTCACATAGAAGACGACATGAATGATTTTCTCAGCTCACTCGTGCCAACAAATGCGGCGCTTCGGCATCTCCTAAACGGCAGCTCGGTGTCTGGCTTTGCCGCTCACCGAGAGCTAGCCGAAACAGTTATACTGAATAACGAGCAATCTATTCAAACGTGCGAAACAAACCTGAAGTCGCTAAACTCCATTCGCCGCACCTACACGCTTATAGGCTCGCACAATCTTGACCGCACTATCAAAATCCTCACTATGGTTAGCGTGTTTATTTCCATACCAACCATGTTTTTCAGCATGTACGGCATGAACATAGACCTTCCTGAACAACGCAATACACAGGCCTTCGGCGGTCTCATAGTAGTGTGTCTCATCACCGTTATTACTGCCTACGCCATTGGCCGCAAAAAGCGGATATTTTAG
- a CDS encoding ATP-binding cassette domain-containing protein — MIQAQNLSKKYKKKLAVDSLTFTVEPGKVTGFLGPNGSGKSTTMRLMLGLDKGGGKTLFDEKPLYDHMHPSKVVGILLEAKAFHPTRSARNHLRVLADAGGIAQERVDEVLDIVGLADVAKKGPGKFSLGMSQRLGIAAAILGEPKYLILDEPANGLDPEGIAWLRQFIKDYADKGNAVFVSSHLLSEMAQMADDVVVIGKGKFIAEGSIKELVAGSAHAGVFVRSVNEVKLKKAFQASRVKFTAQDDGFKVSGKTTDEVGQLLFKAGLPVLELARQDASLEEAFLELTAGTEEFSAKGGKK, encoded by the coding sequence ATGATACAAGCGCAAAATCTGAGCAAAAAATACAAAAAGAAGCTAGCGGTAGATAGCCTAACTTTTACGGTTGAGCCGGGAAAAGTAACGGGCTTTTTGGGGCCAAACGGCTCTGGCAAGTCGACTACGATGCGGCTTATGCTTGGGCTAGACAAAGGCGGGGGCAAAACCCTCTTTGACGAGAAGCCGCTATATGACCATATGCATCCCTCGAAGGTTGTTGGGATACTGCTAGAGGCAAAGGCATTTCACCCAACTCGCTCGGCACGGAACCACTTGCGCGTTTTGGCCGACGCGGGCGGTATAGCGCAAGAACGAGTCGATGAGGTTCTCGACATTGTCGGACTTGCAGACGTTGCCAAAAAGGGTCCGGGTAAATTCAGCCTTGGTATGAGTCAGCGACTCGGGATTGCTGCAGCTATACTGGGTGAGCCGAAGTATCTCATACTCGATGAACCCGCCAATGGCCTCGACCCCGAAGGTATAGCCTGGTTGCGCCAGTTTATCAAAGACTACGCAGACAAGGGCAATGCTGTGTTTGTTTCGAGTCACTTGCTAAGCGAAATGGCGCAAATGGCAGACGACGTGGTAGTGATAGGCAAAGGCAAATTTATAGCAGAGGGCTCCATAAAAGAACTGGTGGCCGGGAGCGCGCACGCCGGCGTATTTGTGAGAAGCGTAAATGAGGTGAAGCTTAAGAAGGCATTTCAGGCATCCCGGGTGAAATTTACCGCTCAGGATGATGGATTTAAAGTATCTGGCAAGACGACGGATGAAGTCGGCCAGCTTCTTTTTAAAGCCGGGCTGCCTGTGCTGGAGCTTGCCCGGCAGGACGCATCACTTGAGGAAGCATTTTTGGAGCTTACGGCTGGAACCGAAGAATTTTCTGCAAAAGGAGGCAAGAAATGA
- a CDS encoding septum formation initiator family protein: protein MKLKTNIINKWYRYEEPVRAYILSLRDVRNVGSLAFVVLVLLISWSGTKAIQTNYSLQQQVARMQQQNEVKKLQNETQKLENNYYTTSQYREVAARQNFGLASPGETVLLVPKETALANTVAVPESEDKEQPAKNKPFYQENFESWIDFFFHRTNT, encoded by the coding sequence GTGAAGCTAAAGACAAACATCATCAACAAATGGTACCGCTACGAAGAGCCGGTAAGGGCCTACATACTCAGTTTGCGCGATGTACGCAATGTTGGTTCGTTGGCATTTGTGGTGCTTGTGCTTCTTATAAGTTGGAGCGGAACCAAGGCCATACAAACGAACTACAGCCTTCAGCAGCAGGTAGCTCGTATGCAGCAGCAAAACGAGGTGAAAAAGCTGCAAAATGAGACCCAGAAACTAGAGAACAACTACTACACTACCAGCCAATACCGCGAGGTGGCAGCACGGCAAAACTTTGGCCTCGCGTCTCCGGGTGAAACGGTGCTGCTTGTACCAAAAGAGACAGCACTTGCCAACACGGTGGCGGTGCCAGAAAGCGAAGATAAAGAACAGCCTGCTAAAAACAAGCCGTTTTACCAAGAAAATTTCGAATCATGGATTGATTTCTTCTTCCACCGGACGAACACTTGA
- a CDS encoding MFS transporter, whose product MKQQQPNVSLNTRLRPLYVAAFFQSFVLWYAAEKLFMRSIGFSDADIGFMVAVYSAVMLLIDMPSGLLADRWSRKGVLILASFALAGAAFVGGVSNGIGLYLLCAILWGVFYACYAGMYESIVYDTLAEEKQSPALYRKIYGRIQIADSAGLVLGGLVSTFVATRLGLRETYFLSIPFALLAVTALLLFREPQLHKHRRQLLGAQVRETFRVVTRRGYALPVVISLVIKTTVLFMMFEFAQLWLITLNAPTGFFGFAGALLYAAIGFGGWFAQHLHIASRKRMVLFVVCLVVSLCGLVFVKQLFIVVLLQFVVIGTLVALAIALTSVLHDLLPSHIRASAVSATSTFGRALIIPLALLFGYVSEQSSVFSATYILLVLSMFMSLFVFTIRRKHVGSE is encoded by the coding sequence ATGAAACAGCAACAACCTAATGTCTCTCTCAATACCCGACTGCGGCCGCTCTACGTTGCTGCGTTTTTTCAGAGTTTTGTGCTGTGGTACGCTGCAGAGAAGCTTTTTATGCGTAGCATTGGGTTCAGTGATGCAGATATTGGGTTTATGGTAGCGGTGTATTCGGCAGTAATGCTGCTTATAGACATGCCGTCGGGTCTGTTGGCCGACCGGTGGAGTCGGAAAGGTGTCCTCATATTAGCTAGCTTCGCACTTGCCGGTGCCGCCTTTGTTGGTGGCGTCAGTAATGGCATAGGCCTGTACTTGCTTTGTGCTATTTTATGGGGCGTTTTTTACGCCTGCTATGCCGGCATGTATGAATCAATCGTATACGATACATTGGCAGAGGAAAAACAATCACCTGCTCTCTACCGGAAAATCTACGGTCGTATTCAAATAGCCGATAGTGCAGGTCTTGTTCTGGGTGGGCTCGTTAGTACGTTCGTTGCAACACGGTTAGGCCTGCGCGAAACGTACTTTCTCTCCATCCCGTTCGCACTCCTCGCTGTCACCGCCCTGTTGCTATTCCGCGAACCACAGCTGCATAAACATCGCAGGCAACTACTGGGCGCGCAGGTTCGAGAAACATTTCGTGTTGTCACGCGCAGAGGGTATGCCCTACCAGTCGTCATATCCCTCGTTATAAAAACAACTGTTCTTTTCATGATGTTTGAGTTTGCTCAGTTGTGGCTCATAACACTCAACGCTCCGACCGGATTCTTTGGGTTCGCGGGGGCTTTGCTGTACGCGGCCATTGGATTTGGCGGCTGGTTTGCGCAACATCTACACATTGCCTCTCGCAAACGAATGGTGTTGTTTGTTGTGTGTTTAGTGGTGAGCTTATGCGGTCTTGTATTTGTAAAGCAACTATTTATTGTGGTACTCCTGCAATTTGTAGTGATAGGCACATTAGTGGCTCTGGCGATTGCACTCACCAGTGTTCTGCACGACCTACTACCCTCCCACATACGCGCAAGCGCTGTTTCAGCCACTAGTACATTTGGCCGCGCCCTTATTATTCCTTTAGCGCTACTTTTTGGTTATGTGAGTGAACAAAGTTCGGTATTTTCCGCGACATATATCTTGCTTGTGCTAAGCATGTTCATGAGCTTGTTTGTGTTTACAATTCGCAGAAAGCATGTTGGTTCAGAGTAG
- a CDS encoding alpha/beta fold hydrolase — MFKKVNISTALGYNLAGMLHEPNTDTLHPLVILLHGFTGWKEEKHIETLAEDLAAHGIAALRFDAPGSGESEGTFEHDYTMTNYIAAVADVLQYAKNIPGIDNSQIGLWGHSMGGFVALASAVKYPDIRAVCCCQPSSGPKTMKPGEEETWRSLGWQEFSNDHFQGIRLPYSFYLDRQSYHARQEAPKLAIPSLFIAGTHDRSVSLEDIREMAALAPQPTSYEEFETTHGYHKYPEAMQAINETTVSFFQEYL, encoded by the coding sequence ATGTTTAAGAAAGTGAATATATCGACCGCTCTTGGGTATAATCTTGCAGGAATGCTGCACGAGCCAAATACCGACACGCTTCATCCGCTGGTGATTTTGCTGCATGGGTTTACGGGGTGGAAGGAAGAAAAACATATTGAGACGCTTGCGGAAGATTTAGCGGCACACGGGATTGCGGCGCTGCGGTTCGACGCACCGGGTTCAGGCGAGAGTGAAGGAACGTTTGAACATGATTACACAATGACGAATTACATTGCAGCCGTAGCTGATGTACTGCAGTATGCAAAAAATATCCCGGGTATAGATAACAGCCAAATCGGACTATGGGGTCACAGCATGGGTGGCTTCGTAGCGCTCGCTTCCGCGGTAAAATATCCAGACATACGAGCCGTTTGTTGCTGCCAGCCATCGTCGGGCCCAAAAACTATGAAACCTGGCGAAGAAGAAACGTGGCGCTCGCTCGGCTGGCAGGAGTTTTCTAACGACCACTTCCAAGGTATTCGCTTGCCCTACAGCTTTTATCTCGACCGCCAGTCCTACCACGCACGGCAAGAAGCGCCAAAGCTTGCCATACCTTCGCTGTTCATAGCGGGCACTCATGACCGCTCTGTGTCACTTGAAGACATTCGCGAAATGGCTGCGCTTGCCCCACAGCCGACCAGCTACGAAGAGTTCGAAACAACTCACGGCTACCACAAATACCCAGAAGCAATGCAGGCTATTAACGAAACAACTGTCAGCTTTTTTCAAGAATACCTGTAG
- a CDS encoding G5 domain-containing protein has translation MQETSSVKGVSERKPVIETVTRTETEVIPFKSTSVNDPAISAGTTTIRTVGINGLRTKTYLITMTDGQETARKLVSDTITQAPVDEITHNGTKRAVTQSTPVCDKNYSGCVPVASDVDCAGGSGNGPAYVAGPINVIGNDIYGLDRDNDGIACE, from the coding sequence ATGCAAGAAACGAGTAGCGTAAAAGGCGTAAGCGAACGCAAACCTGTTATTGAAACTGTTACTCGAACAGAGACAGAAGTGATTCCGTTCAAAAGTACAAGCGTAAATGACCCTGCCATCTCGGCAGGCACCACTACCATCAGAACCGTAGGTATAAATGGATTGAGAACCAAAACATACCTCATCACCATGACTGACGGCCAAGAGACTGCCCGTAAGCTAGTAAGCGACACGATTACTCAGGCACCAGTAGATGAGATAACGCACAACGGCACAAAGCGTGCAGTAACCCAATCCACTCCCGTCTGTGACAAAAACTATAGCGGCTGCGTACCCGTAGCAAGCGATGTTGACTGCGCAGGAGGAAGTGGCAATGGTCCGGCATACGTAGCTGGACCGATTAACGTCATCGGCAACGATATCTACGGGCTAGACCGCGACAATGACGGCATAGCCTGCGAGTAG
- a CDS encoding LCP family protein produces the protein MSEKYDSFQPRRATSVDGFLTGPGQTPRRPQFRTPATPGVVSAPSQGRTVGLPDMPKRNLPSPVLTESQVQPERADYRLDGSEQKYVPLDEPGLSRRQKRKAAKQAKKAEKQAAKRHKKKGGRVKRFFKFLGILLLIGVLTFGARFYKDIAKLTGNKNPFSLLGVFRPSELRNDNGRVNVLVAGNSADDLGHGGAELTDSIMVLSVNTKNDTALMLSIPRDLWVAKPEGGHGKINSVFPESGMEGLETVVEDATGLNIHYNALVNYTAFKDLVNAVGGITINIQSEDPRGIYDSSLDWTTRRCCALAKYPNGPVKLDGKQALNLARARGEGYGSYGFPQADFNRTENQRQMLIAIKDKASSPAVVANPLKISNLVEAVGSNVRTDLQIGEMQSLYYYMKKIDNAKIDSYNINTLKGDKVTMLASYTSPEGQSALIPAAGLDDFSEIAAQIKKVFTAGPLVKENAGIVILNGTDSLGLAKQEKLKLFNQGADVLVVGDAPANQPKTTIIDNSLGKKPNTLAYLKKTYGASVVTEATLSKSYPAADFILIVGESAVPKTTNTGTN, from the coding sequence ATGTCAGAAAAGTACGACAGTTTTCAGCCTCGTCGGGCGACGAGCGTGGATGGCTTCCTGACTGGCCCAGGCCAGACACCCAGGCGTCCACAATTCCGCACTCCCGCTACACCGGGTGTTGTTTCAGCGCCGTCTCAGGGTAGGACGGTAGGATTGCCCGATATGCCAAAACGAAACCTCCCCTCCCCTGTTTTGACGGAGTCACAGGTTCAGCCCGAGCGCGCAGATTACCGCCTAGACGGCTCAGAGCAAAAGTACGTTCCGCTCGACGAACCGGGCTTGAGCCGCCGCCAGAAACGCAAAGCCGCTAAACAAGCGAAAAAGGCCGAAAAGCAGGCTGCCAAACGGCACAAGAAGAAGGGCGGTAGGGTTAAGCGATTTTTCAAGTTTCTAGGCATACTCCTGCTGATAGGGGTGCTTACATTTGGTGCCCGGTTCTACAAAGACATTGCCAAGCTCACTGGCAACAAAAACCCATTTAGTCTGCTCGGCGTATTTCGGCCATCTGAACTGCGTAATGACAATGGTCGCGTGAACGTTCTGGTAGCAGGTAATTCTGCCGACGACCTTGGCCACGGCGGGGCAGAGCTGACCGACTCGATTATGGTGCTCAGCGTAAACACTAAAAATGACACCGCACTTATGCTGAGCATTCCTCGTGACCTCTGGGTTGCAAAACCTGAAGGCGGTCACGGCAAAATCAACTCGGTTTTCCCAGAAAGCGGTATGGAAGGACTCGAAACAGTGGTCGAAGACGCCACTGGATTAAACATTCACTACAATGCCCTGGTCAATTACACAGCGTTCAAGGACTTAGTAAATGCCGTCGGTGGCATAACTATTAATATTCAAAGCGAAGACCCGCGGGGGATATATGACTCCAGCCTTGACTGGACAACACGCCGATGCTGCGCCCTGGCAAAGTACCCCAACGGCCCAGTAAAGCTCGATGGCAAGCAGGCACTGAATTTGGCAAGGGCGCGCGGTGAAGGCTATGGGTCCTACGGGTTCCCGCAGGCAGATTTTAACCGTACTGAAAACCAGCGGCAGATGCTTATAGCCATAAAAGATAAGGCGTCGAGTCCTGCGGTTGTGGCCAACCCGCTCAAAATTAGCAACCTTGTCGAGGCAGTTGGCAGCAACGTGCGCACCGACCTACAGATTGGCGAAATGCAATCACTCTACTACTACATGAAAAAAATCGACAATGCCAAAATAGACTCATACAACATAAACACACTCAAGGGCGACAAAGTGACCATGCTTGCGAGTTACACCTCTCCGGAAGGACAGTCGGCACTCATACCTGCGGCAGGCCTCGATGATTTCAGTGAAATTGCCGCTCAAATCAAAAAAGTGTTTACCGCCGGACCACTTGTTAAGGAAAATGCCGGTATCGTGATACTAAACGGCACAGATTCACTTGGCCTAGCCAAACAGGAAAAACTGAAGTTGTTTAATCAAGGTGCAGACGTTCTTGTTGTTGGTGATGCCCCCGCAAATCAGCCAAAGACGACCATTATAGACAATTCGCTTGGCAAAAAACCAAACACTCTCGCCTACTTGAAGAAAACGTACGGAGCCAGCGTTGTTACGGAGGCCACCCTGTCTAAGAGCTACCCAGCAGCAGATTTCATACTTATTGTTGGGGAAAGCGCTGTGCCTAAAACAACCAATACTGGTACAAACTAA
- a CDS encoding glycosyltransferase family 4 protein, protein MISFVWPPGEPMLAGTGGSETYTAGHVRELLRRGISAQVVTIGHGKRGSRKDFADIPFLALREPAELTALTGQIVFVNAAYQVATKQKAAIILHCVIPDACERLQYQSYIAGKSVIATSVYSAQQWALYLDIPYSRIHIVLPFADPVFGSVVRSKPAKHTRILYAGRLHPEKGIYTVLEMLHEKVMRRNGHKVSIVLAGQHVETGRAIARMLQGYQYAQLLPPQKTVLGMAGLLSRSDILVVPSVYAEPFGMLSIEAQHAGCRVVASNLGGLPETNCGLLTLVEPRDPKALLKGIEQAVALGAATKKERTVAKANFTLDASLTSLLDVLHV, encoded by the coding sequence ATGATTTCATTTGTGTGGCCGCCCGGTGAGCCGATGTTGGCTGGTACTGGCGGGTCAGAAACGTACACGGCCGGCCACGTACGGGAGCTGCTGCGCCGCGGTATTTCAGCACAAGTGGTGACGATTGGCCACGGTAAGCGAGGTAGTCGCAAAGATTTTGCCGATATTCCATTTTTGGCACTGCGCGAACCAGCCGAACTTACCGCACTTACTGGGCAAATTGTATTTGTGAACGCTGCGTACCAGGTAGCGACGAAGCAAAAAGCGGCCATCATACTGCACTGTGTCATACCCGATGCGTGTGAAAGACTTCAGTACCAGTCATATATAGCGGGCAAAAGTGTTATAGCAACCAGCGTCTATAGCGCGCAACAGTGGGCGCTGTATCTTGACATTCCGTATAGCCGCATTCACATAGTGTTGCCTTTTGCCGACCCAGTATTTGGAAGCGTAGTACGCTCAAAACCAGCCAAACACACGAGGATTTTATACGCTGGACGCCTGCACCCAGAAAAGGGCATCTATACCGTTCTAGAAATGCTGCACGAAAAGGTAATGCGTCGCAATGGCCACAAAGTAAGCATTGTACTCGCGGGGCAGCATGTTGAGACTGGCCGAGCCATAGCGCGAATGCTACAGGGCTACCAATACGCCCAACTACTTCCGCCGCAAAAAACAGTTCTGGGCATGGCAGGCTTGCTGAGCCGGAGTGACATATTGGTTGTACCGTCAGTGTACGCTGAACCGTTCGGCATGCTTTCTATAGAGGCACAGCATGCGGGCTGTCGGGTGGTCGCAAGCAACTTGGGCGGACTACCCGAAACCAACTGCGGCCTACTCACGCTCGTGGAGCCGCGCGACCCTAAGGCGCTTCTGAAGGGTATAGAGCAAGCCGTTGCCCTTGGCGCAGCCACAAAAAAGGAACGCACGGTGGCGAAGGCCAACTTTACGCTGGATGCGTCACTAACGAGCTTACTCGATGTTTTACATGTGTAA
- a CDS encoding SHOCT domain-containing protein, with the protein MTLGNLKKQAKDMLNQYKEKDTATYAAAQQAIGGLLVLDGLTGIDNPFAGKKRPGIFGSLGGILLGVVFMVMPTAIGKIAGTSAMTATTTATVVSVGIPDQTNSSGSSSSSGGSSCSMVASYTVGSKEYRSQSTVSSSSNCGLSAGDQITINYNPDKPASWAYDVKTMDLFLKIFFFVGLFVVVASLVTFLIRLLSIIFGWKLLRSGRALAVTLPQGTNLQTIVDQIKTDFVGKIFNFGGGRQPLSAAAGVLQGAAPATPVPAPTPAAQPPIQTGELEKLAELKAKGIISEADFEAKKKQILGL; encoded by the coding sequence ATGACACTGGGGAATTTGAAAAAACAAGCAAAGGACATGCTTAATCAGTATAAAGAGAAAGACACTGCAACGTACGCTGCCGCCCAACAGGCTATCGGTGGCCTGCTAGTCTTGGACGGATTAACGGGAATTGATAACCCGTTCGCCGGAAAGAAAAGGCCTGGCATATTTGGCTCGCTTGGCGGCATTTTGCTAGGCGTGGTATTTATGGTTATGCCAACGGCAATAGGGAAGATTGCGGGAACGAGTGCCATGACTGCTACCACAACTGCGACGGTCGTATCGGTTGGGATCCCGGACCAAACAAATAGTTCTGGTTCCTCAAGCTCCTCTGGGGGCTCTTCGTGTAGTATGGTTGCTTCCTACACAGTTGGGTCAAAAGAATACAGAAGCCAATCGACCGTAAGCTCAAGTAGTAACTGTGGTCTTTCTGCTGGTGACCAAATAACTATTAACTACAATCCCGATAAGCCTGCCTCATGGGCATACGATGTGAAGACAATGGACCTGTTTTTGAAAATATTTTTCTTTGTTGGTCTTTTTGTAGTGGTTGCAAGCTTGGTTACGTTCCTCATACGGCTCTTAAGTATCATCTTTGGCTGGAAACTGCTACGGAGCGGGCGTGCCCTTGCTGTAACCTTACCGCAGGGTACTAACTTGCAAACTATAGTTGACCAGATTAAGACTGATTTTGTTGGAAAGATATTTAACTTTGGCGGAGGGCGGCAGCCGTTGTCGGCAGCGGCTGGTGTTTTGCAGGGTGCTGCACCAGCCACGCCAGTTCCGGCACCGACGCCAGCAGCCCAGCCGCCTATACAGACGGGTGAACTCGAAAAGCTAGCTGAGCTAAAGGCAAAAGGTATAATCTCAGAGGCCGATTTCGAAGCAAAAAAGAAACAGATTCTTGGGCTCTAG
- a CDS encoding SDR family oxidoreductase has protein sequence MNTLSLPELINLSGKVAVVTGGAMGIGEAIVRRLHEAGANVVIGDLAQEQMDILAGELNATRANSAATWLCDVSKAEDVSALLRVATDNFGGLDILVNNAGIYPMVPLADMSEEQFNKVIDVNLKGVFLGTKQAAEIMKEQGRGGNIITVCSIDSLHPSAVGLAAYDASKHGVWGFLKNAALELAEHGIRVNGIAPGGVSTPGTHMGEMNQEMVTQFTAMIPMKRFGDPDEMGRVALFLASDLSSYLTGSLIVADGGRLLR, from the coding sequence ATGAACACACTTTCTTTACCCGAACTTATTAACCTAAGCGGCAAGGTTGCGGTGGTGACGGGCGGCGCCATGGGGATTGGCGAAGCCATTGTGCGCAGGCTGCATGAGGCCGGCGCAAACGTTGTTATTGGCGACCTCGCGCAAGAGCAAATGGATATTCTTGCTGGAGAGCTCAATGCTACCCGTGCAAACTCAGCTGCGACGTGGCTATGCGATGTCAGCAAGGCTGAAGATGTTTCGGCGCTGCTACGGGTGGCTACCGATAACTTTGGCGGACTAGATATACTGGTCAATAACGCGGGCATATACCCCATGGTACCCCTTGCAGACATGAGCGAAGAGCAGTTTAATAAAGTTATAGATGTCAACCTGAAGGGCGTGTTTCTTGGCACCAAGCAGGCGGCCGAAATCATGAAAGAGCAGGGGCGGGGAGGCAATATTATCACCGTTTGCTCTATAGATTCACTGCACCCGTCGGCCGTGGGTCTTGCTGCCTACGATGCCTCGAAGCACGGTGTGTGGGGTTTTCTGAAAAACGCTGCGCTGGAACTAGCGGAACACGGCATACGGGTAAACGGCATCGCGCCTGGCGGGGTGAGTACGCCCGGCACACACATGGGCGAAATGAACCAGGAAATGGTAACGCAGTTTACGGCCATGATACCCATGAAACGGTTTGGTGACCCAGACGAAATGGGCCGCGTGGCGCTGTTCCTCGCGAGCGACCTCAGCAGCTACCTCACTGGCTCCCTCATAGTAGCCGACGGCGGCCGCCTACTGCGGTAG